A DNA window from Acidobacteriota bacterium contains the following coding sequences:
- a CDS encoding GMC family oxidoreductase gives MAKEKVYDAIIIGSGASGGMAAKELTERGMEVLVLEAGPPVNPERDLSSHRWPYESMYRGFGPPGWKDQDQWMQATAGEFSRHFYVKDSENPYTTEPGKPFLWVRARIVGGKTLHWGRMSYRLSDLDFKAAANDGFGDDWPVSYAEMGPYYTRAEEFIGVSGNRDGLPHLPDGNFMPPMKLNCGEHLLRKGAQKVGRTGIPMRLAMLTGPPKPHMKKRAKCHYCGDCGDGCDVGAMFNSLSSTLPVADATGRMTLRPNSIVRHILVDTNTGKAKGVAFVDRVTREEFEASGKIVVLGASTLESTRILLNSKSRQHPTGLGNSSGTMGHYLMDHFGGIGASGYFNVLASRDPVNEDGKTSGLLIPKFRNISKETKQQRFVRGYGFECGSGSRMYPAFAKNAALTPGFGSEYKQRVRKYYSTPVSMTTRAEMLPRFENYAEIDKDGVVDAWGIPVLKIRIQYSDNEREMARDAAQTSEEILRAAGAEVVSTGGRMTAPGRIIHELGTARMGNDPKTSVLNKFNQSWDVKNLFVIDGACFVTSANQNPTLTILALTMRACDYLADEHKRGNL, from the coding sequence GTGGCCAAGGAAAAAGTCTACGACGCAATCATAATCGGTTCGGGCGCGTCGGGAGGAATGGCTGCAAAAGAACTGACCGAGCGCGGCATGGAAGTGCTTGTGCTCGAAGCCGGCCCGCCCGTCAATCCAGAGCGAGATCTCAGCTCGCATCGCTGGCCTTATGAGTCGATGTATCGAGGCTTCGGCCCGCCCGGCTGGAAAGACCAGGACCAGTGGATGCAAGCCACCGCCGGCGAATTCAGCCGCCACTTCTACGTAAAGGACAGCGAGAACCCTTACACCACCGAACCAGGCAAGCCTTTCCTCTGGGTGCGCGCGCGAATCGTCGGCGGGAAGACGCTTCACTGGGGCCGCATGTCATATCGACTATCGGATCTCGACTTCAAGGCTGCTGCGAATGACGGCTTCGGAGACGATTGGCCAGTCTCATACGCCGAGATGGGACCCTATTACACCCGCGCCGAAGAGTTCATCGGAGTGAGCGGAAACCGCGACGGCTTGCCGCATCTGCCCGATGGTAACTTCATGCCGCCGATGAAGCTCAACTGCGGCGAGCACCTTTTGCGCAAAGGCGCGCAGAAAGTAGGACGTACCGGAATCCCCATGCGCCTGGCCATGCTTACCGGTCCACCCAAGCCGCATATGAAGAAGCGCGCGAAGTGTCATTACTGCGGCGACTGCGGAGACGGCTGTGATGTAGGAGCAATGTTCAATTCGCTCAGCTCTACGCTGCCGGTGGCCGATGCAACCGGCCGGATGACGCTTCGGCCTAACTCGATCGTGCGGCACATTCTCGTCGATACGAATACCGGAAAGGCAAAAGGCGTCGCCTTCGTCGATCGAGTCACGCGTGAAGAGTTCGAGGCCTCGGGCAAAATCGTAGTGCTCGGCGCGTCAACACTCGAATCGACTCGTATATTGCTGAATTCGAAATCGCGCCAGCATCCGACCGGTCTGGGCAACTCGTCGGGCACGATGGGTCATTACTTGATGGACCACTTCGGCGGAATCGGCGCCAGCGGATACTTCAATGTACTGGCCAGCCGCGATCCGGTGAATGAAGATGGCAAGACGTCGGGACTGCTGATACCTAAATTCCGCAACATCAGCAAAGAAACTAAACAGCAGCGGTTCGTTCGCGGCTACGGCTTCGAGTGCGGCTCGGGCTCGCGCATGTATCCCGCCTTCGCTAAAAACGCGGCGCTCACGCCTGGCTTCGGTTCGGAGTATAAGCAGCGAGTGCGGAAATACTACTCGACGCCGGTGAGCATGACGACTCGCGCTGAGATGCTTCCCCGCTTCGAAAACTACGCCGAGATCGACAAGGACGGAGTCGTGGATGCGTGGGGCATTCCGGTACTGAAGATTCGAATTCAGTACTCAGACAACGAGCGCGAGATGGCCCGCGACGCAGCCCAAACCAGCGAAGAGATATTGCGAGCGGCTGGCGCGGAAGTCGTTTCAACCGGTGGCCGGATGACCGCGCCGGGCAGGATCATTCATGAGCTTGGCACCGCGCGTATGGGGAATGATCCGAAAACTTCGGTGCTGAACAAATTCAATCAAAGCTGGGACGTGAAGAACCTGTTCGTGATTGACGGCGCGTGCTTCGTGACCAGCGCGAACCAGAACCCGACGCTTACGATACTGGCGCTGACGATGCGCGCGTGTGACTACCTGGCGGACGAACATAAGAGAGGGAATCTCTAA
- a CDS encoding enoyl-CoA hydratase: MADEVILTEVSDKVGRLTFNRPDKLNALSMDLIAGSIDTLKSWSGDAEIGCIVVTGAGRAFCAGGDVSTMAQDDTETLEQKIDRLRQMQELSWLLYNMPKVTIAAVNGFAMGAGLGVCLACDLRIASEQARFGTAYAKVGYGGDFGTTWLLAQYVGGPKAKELFFLGDMIDAAEAHRLGLVNRVVPGESLASEVGGIASRIARGPLTSYRYMKANVNLAPSVDFRTLLDREAETHMRCSMTEDHKEGVRAFMEKREPKFTGR, encoded by the coding sequence ATGGCTGACGAAGTTATTCTCACCGAGGTATCAGACAAAGTTGGCAGGCTGACTTTCAACCGGCCCGACAAGCTCAACGCGCTGAGCATGGACTTGATCGCCGGGTCCATAGACACTTTGAAGAGTTGGAGCGGCGACGCCGAGATAGGCTGCATTGTAGTCACCGGCGCGGGCCGGGCGTTTTGCGCGGGCGGTGACGTTTCGACAATGGCTCAGGATGACACTGAGACTCTCGAACAAAAGATCGACCGGCTCCGGCAGATGCAAGAGCTTAGCTGGCTGCTGTACAACATGCCCAAGGTCACGATCGCCGCGGTCAACGGCTTCGCGATGGGAGCGGGGCTTGGAGTTTGTCTCGCTTGCGATCTTCGCATCGCGTCGGAGCAGGCGCGATTCGGTACTGCTTATGCGAAGGTCGGATACGGCGGCGATTTCGGAACGACGTGGCTGCTGGCTCAATACGTGGGCGGACCCAAAGCGAAGGAGTTGTTCTTTCTGGGAGACATGATCGATGCCGCAGAAGCTCATAGGCTTGGATTGGTCAATCGAGTTGTGCCCGGCGAGAGCCTGGCCTCTGAGGTAGGCGGCATCGCGTCTCGCATCGCGCGCGGGCCGCTGACAAGTTACCGGTATATGAAAGCGAACGTGAATCTGGCTCCCAGTGTAGATTTCAGGACGCTGCTCGATCGCGAAGCCGAAACTCACATGCGCTGCTCGATGACTGAAGATCACAAGGAAGGCGTTCGAGCGTTTATGGAAAAGCGCGAGCCGAAGTTTACCGGGCGGTGA
- a CDS encoding UBP-type zinc finger domain-containing protein, translating into MSDATCSHIDAITAVKRPKTRECEECAKTGARWVHLRTCQECGTTLCCDSSPNRHASAHARASGHPVIASAEPGENWLYCYPDDAFAD; encoded by the coding sequence ATGTCAGACGCAACGTGTTCTCATATCGACGCTATTACAGCCGTCAAACGTCCGAAAACCAGGGAGTGCGAGGAGTGCGCAAAGACCGGCGCACGATGGGTCCATCTGCGGACGTGTCAGGAGTGCGGTACGACGCTGTGTTGCGACAGCTCACCGAACCGCCACGCCAGCGCCCATGCGCGAGCGAGTGGGCACCCGGTGATTGCCTCGGCGGAGCCGGGAGAGAATTGGTTGTACTGCTATCCGGATGACGCTTTCGCGGACTGA
- a CDS encoding dienelactone hydrolase family protein, which yields MAGQMVEFSSNGGTASGYLAAPESGKGPGVIVIQEWWGLVPHIKDVCDRFAAEGFVALAPDLYHGKSATSPDEAGKLMMALRIDEAEKDLRGAAQFLLNRGATTGNKVGTVGFCMGGALSLYAATKNSQVGACVIFYGGHPNVKPDLANLQAPVLGLYAGRDGFVTPESVRELERQLKALGKSAEIHIYPDADHGFFNDTRPEVYNEEAAKDAWRRVPKFFSQHLS from the coding sequence ATGGCAGGACAAATGGTTGAGTTCTCGAGCAACGGAGGAACTGCCAGCGGCTATCTGGCGGCGCCTGAGTCGGGCAAAGGACCGGGGGTGATCGTGATTCAAGAATGGTGGGGCCTGGTTCCACATATCAAAGACGTGTGCGATCGCTTCGCAGCCGAAGGCTTCGTGGCGCTAGCGCCAGATCTCTATCACGGCAAGTCGGCCACCTCGCCAGACGAAGCGGGCAAGCTGATGATGGCCCTGCGCATCGATGAAGCCGAAAAAGACCTGCGGGGCGCTGCTCAGTTCTTACTCAATCGCGGCGCCACTACTGGCAATAAAGTCGGCACCGTCGGTTTCTGCATGGGCGGAGCGCTGTCTCTTTACGCGGCTACCAAGAATTCGCAAGTTGGGGCGTGCGTGATTTTCTATGGCGGACACCCGAACGTAAAGCCGGACCTGGCGAACCTTCAAGCGCCAGTGCTCGGACTCTACGCGGGGCGCGATGGCTTCGTAACGCCGGAATCGGTGCGCGAATTGGAGCGTCAGTTAAAAGCGCTCGGCAAATCAGCCGAAATTCATATCTACCCGGATGCCGATCACGGGTTTTTTAACGATACGCGGCCGGAAGTCTACAATGAAGAAGCAGCTAAGGACGCGTGGCGGCGAGTGCCGAAGTTCTTTTCGCAGCACTTGAGCTAA
- a CDS encoding amidase → MSLSRELAVLDATAQAELVRKKEVKPIELVDAAIERIERVNPTINAVVTPMFDEARAAANGELPVGPFTGVPFLLKDLLAAYAGVRMTSGSAFLRDFVPTHDSELVARYKRAGLVVVGKTNTPEYGIMPTTEPALFGPSRNPWDTTRATGGSSGGSAAAVAAGLVPFAHGNDGGGSIRIPASCCGLFGLKPTRARNPLGPDFGDMFSGLVAEHALTRSVRDSAALLDATAGPDVGDPYWAPPPARPFLKEAGADPGKLRIAFTTAAPSGVAIHPDCVSAVNDAARLCSDLGHEVVEASPKLDGELMAPMFMTVWSAGCTWTIDGAAHALGRQPSPEHFEPGTWALYQMGLKQTGSGYMMALNWIQAASRDVARFMLDYDVWLTPTLGEPPLPLGSFDSPPENPMAGMARAVQFVPFTPVCNMTGQPAMSVPLFWNDQGLPVGTHFAGRFGDEAMLFRLAAQLETARAWANRRPPVSAAQ, encoded by the coding sequence GTGTCACTATCTAGAGAGCTGGCAGTGCTGGACGCAACTGCTCAGGCAGAATTGGTCCGCAAGAAGGAAGTGAAGCCCATCGAACTCGTCGATGCGGCCATCGAGCGAATCGAACGCGTCAATCCCACAATCAACGCGGTGGTCACGCCGATGTTTGATGAAGCGCGCGCGGCAGCGAACGGCGAACTGCCGGTCGGGCCGTTCACCGGAGTTCCGTTTCTGCTCAAAGATCTGCTGGCTGCTTACGCGGGTGTGCGAATGACTTCGGGCTCGGCGTTCTTGCGCGACTTCGTTCCCACTCACGACTCCGAGTTGGTCGCTCGCTACAAGCGCGCCGGGTTGGTCGTCGTCGGCAAAACCAACACGCCCGAATACGGAATCATGCCGACGACCGAGCCCGCGTTGTTTGGCCCGAGCCGGAATCCCTGGGACACGACGCGCGCGACCGGCGGCTCGAGCGGAGGCTCGGCTGCTGCCGTGGCGGCGGGCCTTGTTCCGTTCGCTCACGGCAACGACGGCGGCGGATCGATTCGCATTCCTGCGTCGTGCTGCGGGCTTTTTGGTCTGAAACCAACCCGAGCACGCAATCCGCTCGGTCCTGATTTCGGGGATATGTTCAGCGGCCTCGTAGCCGAGCACGCGCTCACGCGATCGGTGCGAGACAGCGCGGCGCTGCTCGACGCGACCGCCGGGCCTGACGTCGGAGATCCTTACTGGGCGCCGCCTCCCGCTCGACCGTTCCTCAAAGAAGCCGGCGCCGATCCCGGCAAGCTGCGCATTGCGTTTACGACCGCCGCGCCAAGTGGAGTAGCAATCCATCCCGACTGCGTCAGCGCGGTCAATGACGCCGCCAGGCTGTGTAGCGATCTCGGCCACGAGGTTGTGGAGGCGTCTCCCAAGCTGGATGGCGAGCTGATGGCTCCGATGTTCATGACTGTGTGGTCGGCCGGCTGCACGTGGACTATCGACGGTGCGGCCCACGCGTTGGGGCGGCAACCCTCGCCGGAACATTTCGAGCCGGGAACGTGGGCGCTTTATCAGATGGGGCTCAAGCAAACCGGCTCAGGATATATGATGGCTCTCAATTGGATCCAGGCAGCGTCGCGCGACGTCGCCCGTTTCATGCTCGACTACGATGTGTGGCTGACGCCGACCCTTGGAGAACCGCCGCTACCGCTTGGCAGCTTCGACTCACCGCCCGAGAACCCGATGGCAGGCATGGCCAGGGCGGTGCAGTTCGTTCCGTTCACTCCTGTATGTAATATGACTGGTCAGCCGGCGATGTCGGTGCCGCTATTCTGGAATGATCAAGGCTTGCCGGTTGGAACTCACTTCGCCGGACGCTTCGGCGATGAAGCGATGCTGTTCCGGTTGGCGGCTCAGCTTGAAACGGCGCGCGCGTGGGCGAATCGCCGTCCGCCAGTGAGCGCCGCTCAATAA
- a CDS encoding enoyl-CoA hydratase-related protein, with the protein MDFREIIYSKENRVATITLNRPAKLNAYSEVMVHEIISALCDARDDDEVRAVIITGAGRGFCSGGDISRDFQYPARYRGHRMEAMLEMRENMHRLVILLRRFDKPTIAAVNGAAVAGGLTLALCCDFRIAAESAKLGDTSLKFALIPDEGGAYLFPKHLGLQNALKMSLFSEVYPANKARELGLVTEVVPDAELLPAARRWAEALADGPPIAIRMAKRMMYKQQTMDLENALEDAALSVMVTNYCEDVKEGTAAFHEKRKPNFKGR; encoded by the coding sequence ATGGACTTTCGCGAGATCATCTATTCAAAAGAGAATCGAGTCGCAACGATAACCTTGAATCGGCCCGCTAAGCTGAACGCTTACTCGGAAGTCATGGTCCACGAGATAATCTCCGCGCTCTGTGATGCCCGCGACGACGACGAAGTGCGAGCGGTCATCATCACCGGCGCGGGACGAGGCTTCTGCTCGGGAGGCGACATAAGCCGCGATTTCCAATACCCCGCGCGCTATCGAGGGCACCGCATGGAAGCGATGCTCGAGATGCGAGAGAACATGCATCGACTGGTGATCCTTCTCCGGCGGTTCGATAAGCCGACCATTGCCGCCGTAAACGGCGCCGCGGTCGCGGGTGGACTCACGCTCGCTCTGTGTTGCGATTTTCGCATTGCCGCTGAGAGCGCGAAGCTTGGCGATACCAGCCTCAAGTTCGCGTTGATTCCGGATGAAGGCGGCGCGTATCTGTTTCCGAAACACCTGGGCTTGCAGAACGCGCTGAAGATGTCGCTCTTCTCTGAAGTCTATCCCGCCAACAAGGCGAGAGAGTTGGGACTGGTGACCGAGGTTGTACCCGACGCGGAATTGTTGCCGGCCGCTCGCCGATGGGCTGAAGCTCTCGCGGATGGTCCGCCCATAGCGATACGCATGGCGAAGCGAATGATGTACAAGCAACAGACCATGGATTTAGAGAACGCCCTTGAAGACGCCGCGCTTTCGGTGATGGTGACCAACTACTGCGAGGACGTGAAGGAAGGGACGGCCGCTTTTCACGAGAAGCGGAAACCGAATTTCAAAGGACGCTAA
- a CDS encoding UbiX family flavin prenyltransferase has product MIENTGEKLVVGISGATGTIFGVRLLQMLQGSGIETHLVMSKWGIRTLLHETPYTVEEVQQMASCYYPGGDQGAAISSGSFLTKGMVVAPCSMRTLAAIAHGHGDNLLHRAADVILKERRRLVLVVRETPINDIHLENMLKLSRMGVVIIPPVPAFYNHPRTIDDIINHIVVRILDQFEIHLDAANRWDGVMITGGRFEE; this is encoded by the coding sequence ATGATCGAGAATACAGGCGAGAAACTTGTTGTTGGCATCAGCGGAGCGACCGGCACGATTTTTGGAGTGAGGCTTCTGCAGATGCTTCAGGGTTCAGGCATTGAGACGCATCTGGTGATGAGCAAGTGGGGGATCCGCACACTCCTACACGAGACTCCCTACACCGTGGAAGAAGTGCAACAGATGGCGAGTTGCTACTATCCCGGCGGCGATCAGGGCGCGGCAATTTCGAGCGGGTCGTTTCTGACCAAAGGTATGGTTGTAGCCCCATGCAGCATGAGGACGCTTGCGGCGATCGCGCACGGGCACGGTGACAACCTGCTTCATCGCGCCGCGGACGTGATCCTCAAAGAGCGCCGCAGGCTCGTGCTTGTAGTGCGCGAAACGCCGATCAATGACATTCACCTGGAGAACATGCTGAAACTCTCGCGGATGGGCGTAGTCATAATCCCGCCAGTGCCTGCTTTTTACAATCACCCTCGCACGATTGACGACATCATCAATCACATCGTTGTGCGAATTCTGGATCAGTTCGAGATTCATCTCGATGCAGCGAACCGGTGGGATGGAGTCATGATAACCGGGGGACGGTTTGAAGAGTGA
- a CDS encoding ribbon-helix-helix domain-containing protein, giving the protein MSTTKVAITIDEALLAKLDRLVDKNVFPNRSKAIQEAVQDKLARMHRGRLARECAKLDPRAEQALAEEGIDAELNEWPEF; this is encoded by the coding sequence ATGAGCACAACCAAAGTGGCCATCACAATTGATGAAGCATTGCTAGCAAAGCTGGATCGCTTGGTCGACAAGAACGTGTTTCCGAATCGAAGCAAAGCTATTCAAGAAGCAGTTCAAGACAAACTGGCGAGGATGCACCGGGGCCGCCTCGCGCGAGAGTGCGCCAAGCTCGATCCGCGCGCCGAGCAAGCGCTCGCGGAAGAGGGCATTGACGCGGAGCTGAATGAATGGCCCGAATTCTAA
- a CDS encoding glycosyl hydrolase, with protein sequence MQRIVKRALFGVRLAVAIAAILPGDVRAQSSAADAAKKNYDSSLFNALRWRSIGPVRGGRSIACAGSTSRPFEYYFGAVGGGLWKTGDGGVTWKPVTDGQIKSSSIGAVAVSESNPDVVYIGMGEVQLRGNIMQGDGVYKSVDAGKTWTHVGLADTHAISRIRVHPANADLVYACALGHPYGPNEQRGVFRSKDGGKTWQKVLFRSNHSGAVDLCFDPQDPQVMFAAIWDAYRTPWSLSSGGPESGLFKSTDGGDTWAEITRNTGLPQGVVGKIGVSVSGADGKRVYAIVEAEDGGVFVSDDSAATWKKISEDRRLRQRAFYYSRLYADPKVRDTVYVLNTGFYKSTDGGKTYKTIRVPHGDNHDLWIASNDPQRMINSNDGGGNVSINGGETWTGQNYPTAQLYRVATTRDFPYHVCGAQQDNSTVCVSSEAGGRGRTPSVMYAVGGGESGYIAPHPKNPNLFYAGSQGALLTRFDRSTGHTRDIQVYPLFFSGMPASALKERWQWTFPIVFSPHDSNVLYTSSQHLWKTTNDGQSWERISPDLTRADPKTLGDSGGPITKDQNGPEIYGTIFTLAPSRLEANTIWTGSDDGLAYITRDGGKKWDKITPPDLPEFSRISLIEASPHKPGTAYLAAKRYQLDDRAPYIFKTDDYGKTWKKIVNGIRPDDYVHAVREDPKRPGLLYAGAEHGIYVSFDDGANWQSLSLNLPDTQVPDLVVEENDLVIATHGRSFYVLDDIGVLRQLTPELASAAVHLFQPRIQIRSVNQAAIDYYLNQPADKVTLEILDGKGAVIRSYTGSADEDKRRPAAGAEEAEFGGPPAPRAPGRKAGTNRFTWDMRYPGATVFEGMILWSARAEAGPLAPPGAYQVRLTANGQTQTQTFAIKRDPRLNNVTDADLAEQFSLAIKVRDKTSEANEMVILIREIKKQIKDRAEKAKDQTVSDAGEVLAKKLSAVEEEVYQVRNQSNQDPLNFPIKLNNQIAALRRSIETGDGRPTAQSYVVFKELSAQLDALHAKLNATLKSDLAQLNKVLAGRKLDLIRAEENKATSADSNPKMK encoded by the coding sequence ATGCAACGCATCGTGAAGCGCGCGCTTTTTGGAGTGAGGTTGGCCGTAGCAATCGCAGCGATATTGCCGGGCGACGTTCGCGCCCAATCATCCGCCGCTGATGCAGCGAAGAAGAACTACGATTCTTCGCTGTTCAACGCGCTGCGGTGGCGGAGCATCGGTCCTGTTCGCGGCGGCCGTTCGATCGCCTGCGCTGGAAGCACCAGCCGGCCCTTCGAATACTACTTCGGCGCGGTCGGCGGCGGCTTGTGGAAGACCGGCGATGGTGGCGTCACCTGGAAGCCGGTCACCGACGGGCAGATAAAAAGCTCATCGATTGGCGCGGTCGCGGTAAGCGAATCCAATCCTGATGTGGTCTATATCGGCATGGGTGAGGTCCAACTGCGCGGCAACATCATGCAGGGTGATGGCGTCTACAAATCAGTCGACGCGGGCAAGACGTGGACCCACGTTGGACTCGCGGACACCCACGCTATCTCCCGCATTCGAGTTCATCCCGCCAACGCCGATCTTGTCTATGCCTGTGCGCTGGGTCATCCGTATGGACCCAACGAACAGCGAGGCGTGTTTCGCTCGAAGGACGGAGGCAAGACCTGGCAGAAGGTCTTGTTCCGCAGCAATCATTCGGGCGCTGTTGACCTTTGCTTCGATCCGCAAGATCCGCAGGTGATGTTCGCCGCCATCTGGGACGCCTATCGCACGCCGTGGAGTCTGTCGAGCGGCGGACCTGAAAGCGGTCTATTCAAATCAACCGACGGCGGCGATACCTGGGCCGAGATCACCCGCAACACCGGTCTGCCCCAAGGCGTCGTCGGCAAGATCGGCGTCAGCGTTTCGGGAGCCGACGGTAAGCGCGTCTACGCGATTGTCGAGGCAGAAGACGGCGGCGTCTTTGTATCCGACGACTCGGCCGCGACCTGGAAGAAAATCAGCGAAGACCGCCGCTTGCGGCAACGCGCGTTCTACTACTCACGGCTGTACGCCGATCCAAAAGTGCGCGACACGGTCTACGTGCTCAACACCGGCTTCTACAAATCGACTGACGGAGGCAAGACCTACAAAACGATTCGCGTGCCGCACGGAGACAATCACGACTTGTGGATCGCGTCCAACGACCCCCAGCGCATGATCAACAGCAACGATGGGGGCGGTAACGTGTCGATCAACGGCGGCGAGACCTGGACCGGGCAGAACTATCCCACGGCGCAGCTCTATCGCGTCGCGACCACCAGGGATTTCCCTTATCACGTCTGTGGCGCGCAGCAGGATAACTCGACGGTCTGTGTATCCAGCGAAGCCGGCGGACGCGGCAGGACGCCAAGCGTGATGTACGCAGTTGGCGGGGGCGAGAGCGGCTACATCGCGCCCCATCCGAAGAACCCGAATTTGTTTTATGCGGGAAGTCAGGGCGCTCTGCTGACCCGGTTCGATCGATCGACCGGACACACCCGCGACATCCAGGTCTATCCGCTTTTCTTCTCCGGCATGCCCGCAAGCGCGCTGAAGGAGCGTTGGCAGTGGACGTTCCCGATAGTCTTCTCGCCGCACGATTCGAACGTGCTCTACACCTCGTCGCAGCATCTGTGGAAGACCACCAACGACGGCCAGAGCTGGGAGCGGATCAGCCCGGATCTCACTCGCGCTGATCCGAAAACGCTCGGCGATTCGGGCGGGCCGATCACCAAAGATCAGAATGGGCCGGAGATCTACGGCACAATTTTCACCCTCGCTCCGTCGCGTCTGGAGGCCAACACGATATGGACCGGCTCGGATGATGGGCTGGCTTACATCACGCGGGACGGGGGCAAGAAGTGGGACAAGATAACGCCGCCGGATCTCCCGGAGTTCAGCCGCATCAGCTTGATCGAAGCGTCGCCTCACAAACCGGGAACGGCTTATCTCGCCGCGAAGCGATATCAGTTGGATGACCGCGCGCCGTATATCTTCAAGACCGATGACTACGGCAAGACGTGGAAAAAGATCGTCAACGGCATCCGTCCAGACGACTACGTTCACGCAGTGCGAGAAGACCCGAAGCGGCCGGGGTTGCTGTATGCCGGCGCCGAACACGGCATCTATGTTTCGTTCGATGACGGAGCGAACTGGCAATCGCTGTCTTTGAACTTGCCTGACACGCAAGTGCCCGATCTGGTTGTTGAAGAGAACGATCTGGTGATCGCGACTCACGGCAGATCGTTTTACGTTCTCGACGACATCGGCGTGCTGAGACAGCTAACCCCGGAGCTCGCAAGCGCCGCCGTTCATCTCTTCCAACCGCGCATTCAGATCAGATCGGTAAATCAGGCAGCGATCGATTACTATCTAAACCAGCCTGCCGACAAAGTCACCCTCGAGATTCTCGACGGTAAGGGGGCGGTGATTCGCAGTTACACGGGCTCGGCCGACGAAGACAAGCGACGACCCGCAGCAGGTGCAGAAGAAGCCGAGTTTGGGGGTCCGCCCGCGCCTCGCGCGCCCGGGCGAAAAGCCGGAACGAATCGCTTCACGTGGGACATGCGCTATCCGGGCGCGACGGTGTTTGAAGGAATGATCTTGTGGAGCGCTCGCGCTGAGGCGGGACCGCTAGCGCCTCCGGGGGCTTATCAGGTCCGCTTGACGGCTAACGGTCAGACTCAGACTCAAACGTTTGCGATCAAAAGGGACCCTCGTCTTAACAACGTGACCGACGCCGATCTCGCCGAGCAATTCAGTCTCGCGATCAAGGTGCGCGACAAAACAAGCGAAGCGAATGAGATGGTCATTCTGATCCGCGAGATCAAAAAGCAAATCAAGGATCGCGCGGAAAAGGCAAAAGATCAGACAGTGTCAGACGCTGGCGAGGTGCTGGCGAAGAAGCTCAGCGCGGTTGAAGAAGAGGTGTATCAAGTACGGAATCAAAGCAATCAGGACCCGTTGAACTTTCCGATCAAGCTCAACAATCAGATCGCAGCGTTGCGGCGAAGCATCGAGACCGGTGACGGACGGCCGACCGCTCAGTCATACGTGGTGTTCAAAGAGTTGTCCGCGCAGTTGGACGCTTTGCACGCGAAGTTGAACGCAACCCTCAAGAGTGATCTGGCGCAGTTGAACAAGGTGCTTGCGGGTCGGAAGCTGGATCTGATTCGGGCGGAGGAGAATAAGGCTACGTCAGCGGACAGCAATCCCAAGATGAAGTAG
- a CDS encoding nucleoside deaminase, protein MTRTVDYHSLLQVAIEEARQGLTEGGIPIGAALFDREGNLLGRGHNRRVQDNDPSVHGETDAFRKAGRQRTYRDKIMVTTLAPCWYCSGLIRQFNIGMVVVGESVNFQGGIDWLRDSGVEVIDLASQECADLLAGYIAEHSAVWNEDIGEY, encoded by the coding sequence ATGACACGGACCGTTGATTATCACTCGCTGCTTCAAGTGGCGATCGAAGAGGCGCGTCAAGGACTCACTGAAGGCGGCATTCCAATCGGCGCGGCGCTCTTCGATCGCGAAGGCAATCTCCTCGGGCGAGGCCACAACCGCCGAGTTCAAGATAATGATCCATCGGTGCATGGCGAGACCGACGCTTTTCGAAAGGCTGGCCGGCAACGCACCTACCGGGACAAGATAATGGTGACGACGCTCGCGCCTTGCTGGTATTGCAGCGGGCTGATCCGGCAATTCAACATCGGGATGGTTGTAGTCGGCGAGTCGGTCAATTTTCAGGGTGGAATCGACTGGCTTCGAGACAGCGGCGTCGAGGTCATAGACCTGGCATCACAGGAGTGCGCGGATTTGTTGGCCGGTTACATCGCCGAGCATTCAGCGGTTTGGAACGAAGACATCGGTGAATATTAG